In Mercurialis annua linkage group LG6, ddMerAnnu1.2, whole genome shotgun sequence, the following are encoded in one genomic region:
- the LOC126687463 gene encoding F-box/kelch-repeat protein At3g06240-like, translating into MSYYIGEGRLGDGNPVKLSSKITAEIQGPDDSSFESPMSPISDHPFFLSLIDYDFSSYNGIVCLFYSHDAVVLWNPYIRKILNIPFPDGIKNYQGKRRDYSLGFGFGSCAHDYKLVRVMCHEDGPFVEVYSLNKKCWSIVNNDIRICQSFESRRSVFLNGACHWVAGTLPMNHRHYSNNMLSCYVIVLFDLKDESFTEMAGPKGVNSDESGSSVSVLDGMLTLVLIDKCFIEMDNYTREFSVWVMKEYGVVESWTRLYKVENLEECAVSIVAVRNSAVLLAMPDHKLVCYNPVTRKMTDFLRGFPYSFALVTCVESLFWFEEANEASSSSDRRIDLIQPRT; encoded by the exons atgtcatattatATCGGGGAAGGAAGACTTGGTGACGGAAATCCTGTCAAACTTAGCAGTAAAATCACTGCTGAGATTCAG GGCCCAGATGATAGTTCGTTTGAATCTCCCATGTCCCCCATTTCCGATCACCCGTTTTTTCTTAGcctgattgattacgatttttcTTCATATAATGgtattgtttgtttgttttattcTCATGATGCCGTTGTTCTATGGAATCCTTATATTAGAAAGATTCTGAATATTCCATTCCCTGATGGAATTAAGAACTATCAGGGTAAACGCCGTGATTACTCGCTTGGTTTCGGATTTGGTTCTTGCGCACATGACTACAAGCTAGTTCGTGTAATGTGCCATGAGGATGGCCCTTTCGTTGAGGTTTACTCATTGAATAAGAAGTGCTGGAGTATTGTTAATAACGATATACGTATTTGTCAGTCGTTTGAGTCTCGGAGATCTGTTTTCTTGAATGGAGCTTGTCATTGGGTTGCTGGTACTCTGCCAATGAATCATAGGCATTATAGCAATAATATGTTATCGTGTTATGTTATCGTGTTGTTTGATTTGAAGGACGAGTCGTTTACTGAAATGGCTGGTCCGAAAGGAGTGAACTCTGATGAATCTGGTTCATCTGTTTCTGTACTTGATGGAATGCTTACATTGGTTTTAATTGacaaatgttttatcgagaTGGATAATTATACAAGAGAATTTTCTGTTTGGGTTATGAAAGAGTATGGTGTGGTAGAATCTTGGACTAGACTTTACAAAGTTGAGAATTTGGAAGAATGTGCAGTAAGTATAGTTGCAGTCAGAAATTCTGCTGTTTTGCTGGCGATGCCAGATCATAAGCTTGTTTGCTACAATCCAGTGACGAGAAAAATGACAGATTTTTTGAGAGGATTTCCATACTCGTTTGCTTTGGTTACATGTGTCGAAAGTCTTTTTTGGTTCGAAGAAGCGAACGAGGCATCATCTTCTTCCGATCGACGAATAGATTTGATTCAACCAA GAA CTtag
- the LOC126686439 gene encoding scarecrow-like protein 3 has translation MYEDDGSSSVTSSPLQFFSMMSLSPGVGSPYPWLRELKSEERGLYLIHLLLTCGNHVASGSLENAEIALGQISQLASAEGDTMQRIAAYFTEALANRIIRAWPGVHRALNATNIILVSEEMMVRKLFFEMFPFLKVGFVLTNQAIIEAMEEEKMVHIIDLNAAEPAQWLALLQALSVRPEGPPHLRITGIHQQKEVLDQMAHKLIEEAEKLDIPFQFNPIVSKLENLDIEKLRVKTGEALAISSTLQLHTLLASDDETRKRSPVASRNANGMNLQKVLQLNQGTLGELLEKDLVNGYSPSSDSASSSPLSPTSSTKMDYFLNALWSLSPKLMVVMEQDSNHNGSTLMERLLEALYSYAALFDCLESTVSRTSIERLKVEKMLFGKEIHNIISCEGTERVERHEKLERWFQRLDLAGFGNSPLSYGGLLQARRLLQMYGCDGYRIKEENGCVVICWHDRTLFSLSAWRCRK, from the coding sequence ATGTATGAAGATGATGGATCATCATCAGTAACATCATCACCTTTACAATTTTTTTCTATGATGTCTCTGTCACCTGGTGTGGGATCACCATATCCATGGCTTAGAGAGCTAAAATCTGAGGAGAGAGGATTatatttgattcatttattGCTCACTTGTGGAAACCATGTAGCTTCTGGTAGTCTTGAGAATGCAGAGATTGCTCTGGGCCAGATTTCTCAGCTAGCCTCTGCTGAAGGTGATACTATGCAGAGAATCGCTGCATATTTTACGGAGGCGCTTGCTAATCGGATCATTAGAGCCTGGCCTGGTGTTCATAGGGCTCTTAATGCTACTAACATAATTTTGGTTTCTGAGGAAATGATGGTTCGGAAGTTGTTTTTCGAGATGTTTCCATTTTTGAAAGTCGGGTTTGTTCTGACGAATCAAGCTATAATTGAAGCTATGGAAGAGGAGAAGATGGTTCATATTATTGATCTGAATGCAGCTGAGCCTGCTCAGTGGCTTGCGCTTCTTCAAGCTTTAAGTGTGCGGCCGGAAGGGCCGCCGCATTTGAGGATTACTGGTATCCATCAACAAAAGGAGGTTCTTGATCAGATGGCTCATAAATTGATCGAAGAAGCGGAAAAGTTGGATATTCCGTTTCAGTTCAACCCTATTGTTAGCAAATTAGAGAATCTTGATATTGAAAAGTTGCGTGTTAAAACGGGTGAAGCTTTAGCGATTAGTTCAACTCTTCAGTTGCATACTCTTTTAGCCTCGGACGATGAAACGAGGAAGAGATCTCCAGTTGCATCAAGGAATGCAAATGGAATGAACTTGCAGAAAGTCCTTCAATTGAACCAAGGCACATTGGGAGAGTTGCTCGAGAAAGATTTGGTAAATGGATATAGCCCTAGCTCCGACTCAGCCTCATCATCGCCACTTTCGCCCACATCTTCGACGAAGATGGATTATTTTCTCAATGCTCTATGGAGTCTTTCACCAAAGCTCATGGTGGTAATGGAACAAGACTCTAATCATAATGGATCGACTCTAATGGAGAGATTATTGGAGGCATTGTACTCGTACGCTGCTCTCTTCGACTGTTTGGAATCAACTGTATCTCGAACATCCATCGAGCGACTTAAGGTGGAGAAGATGCTTTTTGGGAAAGAAATACACAACATTATATCATGCGAGGGAACCGAGAGAGTCGAAAGACATGAAAAGCTCGAGAGGTGGTTTCAGAGGCTCGATTTGGCCGGATTTGGAAATTCGCCTCTGAGCTACGGAGGATTGTTGCAGGCGAGAAGATTGTTGCAAATGTATGGTTGTGATGGTTATAGGATTAAAGAGGAAAATGGATGTGTCGTAATTTGCTGGCACGATCGGACTCTATTTTCGCTATCGGCTTGGAGGTGTAGAAAGTAA
- the LOC126686436 gene encoding wax ester synthase/diacylglycerol acyltransferase 11-like isoform X1 encodes MANGDDEVEEAELSPAARIFHAPRFNCHILSIIGCSSAVDPAVIKLGLQQTLIKHPRFSSKLNIKGRKMKWIPTTVNLQDHIINPKVDPNMESPDRFVEDYISHLTTMTMEITKPLWELHILNIKTSNAQSICVLKIHHSIGDGASLMSLLLACTRKTSDPESLPTIPVQKRAGSNTTSGVWWFFLATWMVLRMIWNTLVDLILFSATVLFLKDTKTPFKGTSRVDLKPKRLVYRTVSLDDIKLVKTKMNTTINDVILGVTQAGLSRYLNQECGENDKKGGEAKQNKIRLRATVLMNLRPTPGIQSLAELMSKESKQTKWGWGNRIGYIVLPFKIGIQKEALEYVRQAKATIDRKKLSLEAPCTFRIAKLAVDIFGVKVAAGIAHRFLSNTTMAYSNVVGPLEEISFYGHPILFLAPTVYGHPHALTIHYQSYFNKMTIVVAVDPDVIPNPHKLCDHLEESLNIIKNAALDKGPDAA; translated from the exons ATGGCAAACGGTGATGATGAAGTTGAAGAAGCGGAGCTAAGTCCAGCCGCTAGAATATTTCACGCGCCGCGCTTCAACTGCCATATTCTCTCCATTATTGGATGCAGCTCCGCCGTGGATCCAGCGGTGATCAAGCTGGGATTGCAACAAACTTTGATCAAACACCCTCGCTTCTCTAGTAAActg AACATCAAAGGTAGGAAAATGAAATGGATACCAACTACAGTCAATTTACAAGATCAtataataaatccaaaagtgGATCCAAATATGGAATCTCCTGACCGATTTGTTGAAGACTATATTTCCCATCTCACTACAATGACTATGGAAATTACAAAACCACTATGGGAACTTCACAttcttaatataaaaacatcaaATGCACAATCTATTTGTGTTCTCAAAATTCACCATTCAATTGGTGATGGTGCATCCCTAATGTCCCTACTTTTGGCTTGTACCCGAAAAACATCCGACCCCGAATCACTTCCGACAATACCCGTGCAAAAGCGGGCGGGTTCTAATACAACGAGCGGGGTTTGGTGGTTCTTTTTGGCTACATGGATGGTGTTGAGAATGATTTGGAATACTTTGGtggatttgattttgtttagtgCAACGGTCTTGTTCTTGAAAGATACAAAAACTCCATTTAAAGGCACTTCTAGGGTTGATCTTAAGCCTAAAAGGCTGGTGTATCGCACAGTAAGTTTGGATGACATCAAGTTGGTGAAGACTAAAATGAACACC ACGATCAATGATGTGATACTGGGAGTAACACAAGCTGGGCTCTCTCGATACCTCAATCAAGAATGCG GTGAGAATGACAAAAAGGGAGGAGAAGCAAAGCAAAATAAGATTAGACTTAGGGCAACTGTTCTAATGAACTTAAGACCAACTCCAGGAATTCAG AGTTTGGCAGAATTGATGTCAAAGGAATCAAAGCAGACAAAATGGGGATGGGGTAATAGAATAGGCTACATTGTTCTGCCCTTCAAAATTGGCATACAAAAAGAGGCATTAGAGTATGTTCGTCAAGCCAAAGCTACAATTGATCGAAAAAAGCTCTCTCTCGAAGCTCCTTGCACTTTCCGAATCGCCAAGCTCGCAGTCGACATATTCGGAGTCAAG GTAGCTGCAGGTATAGCACACAGATTTCTATCAAATACTACAATGGCATATTCAAATGTGGTTGGTCCTCTTGAAGAAATAAGCTTTTATGGTCATCCAATTCTATTTCTTGCCCCAACTGTTTATGGCCATCCTCAT GCATTGACAATTCATTATCAGAGCTATTTTAATAAGATGACAATTGTGGTAGCAGTTGATCCAGATGTAATCCCTAATCCTCACAAGCTTTGTGACCATCTTGAGGAGTCACTAAACATTATTAAGAATGCTGCTCTTGACAAAGGACCTGATGCTGCCTAA
- the LOC126686436 gene encoding wax ester synthase/diacylglycerol acyltransferase 11-like isoform X2 → MANGDDEVEEAELSPAARIFHAPRFNCHILSIIGCSSAVDPAVIKLGLQQTLIKHPRFSSKLNIKGRKMKWIPTTVNLQDHIINPKVDPNMESPDRFVEDYISHLTTMTMEITKPLWELHILNIKTSNAQSICVLKIHHSIGDGASLMSLLLACTRKTSDPESLPTIPVQKRAGSNTTSGVWWFFLATWMVLRMIWNTLVDLILFSATVLFLKDTKTPFKGTSRVDLKPKRLVYRTVSLDDIKLVKTKMNTTINDVILGVTQAGLSRYLNQECGENDKKGGEAKQNKIRLRATVLMNLRPTPGIQSLAELMSKESKQTKWGWGNRIGYIVLPFKIGIQKEALEYVRQAKATIDRKKLSLEAPCTFRIAKLAVDIFGVKALTIHYQSYFNKMTIVVAVDPDVIPNPHKLCDHLEESLNIIKNAALDKGPDAA, encoded by the exons ATGGCAAACGGTGATGATGAAGTTGAAGAAGCGGAGCTAAGTCCAGCCGCTAGAATATTTCACGCGCCGCGCTTCAACTGCCATATTCTCTCCATTATTGGATGCAGCTCCGCCGTGGATCCAGCGGTGATCAAGCTGGGATTGCAACAAACTTTGATCAAACACCCTCGCTTCTCTAGTAAActg AACATCAAAGGTAGGAAAATGAAATGGATACCAACTACAGTCAATTTACAAGATCAtataataaatccaaaagtgGATCCAAATATGGAATCTCCTGACCGATTTGTTGAAGACTATATTTCCCATCTCACTACAATGACTATGGAAATTACAAAACCACTATGGGAACTTCACAttcttaatataaaaacatcaaATGCACAATCTATTTGTGTTCTCAAAATTCACCATTCAATTGGTGATGGTGCATCCCTAATGTCCCTACTTTTGGCTTGTACCCGAAAAACATCCGACCCCGAATCACTTCCGACAATACCCGTGCAAAAGCGGGCGGGTTCTAATACAACGAGCGGGGTTTGGTGGTTCTTTTTGGCTACATGGATGGTGTTGAGAATGATTTGGAATACTTTGGtggatttgattttgtttagtgCAACGGTCTTGTTCTTGAAAGATACAAAAACTCCATTTAAAGGCACTTCTAGGGTTGATCTTAAGCCTAAAAGGCTGGTGTATCGCACAGTAAGTTTGGATGACATCAAGTTGGTGAAGACTAAAATGAACACC ACGATCAATGATGTGATACTGGGAGTAACACAAGCTGGGCTCTCTCGATACCTCAATCAAGAATGCG GTGAGAATGACAAAAAGGGAGGAGAAGCAAAGCAAAATAAGATTAGACTTAGGGCAACTGTTCTAATGAACTTAAGACCAACTCCAGGAATTCAG AGTTTGGCAGAATTGATGTCAAAGGAATCAAAGCAGACAAAATGGGGATGGGGTAATAGAATAGGCTACATTGTTCTGCCCTTCAAAATTGGCATACAAAAAGAGGCATTAGAGTATGTTCGTCAAGCCAAAGCTACAATTGATCGAAAAAAGCTCTCTCTCGAAGCTCCTTGCACTTTCCGAATCGCCAAGCTCGCAGTCGACATATTCGGAGTCAAG GCATTGACAATTCATTATCAGAGCTATTTTAATAAGATGACAATTGTGGTAGCAGTTGATCCAGATGTAATCCCTAATCCTCACAAGCTTTGTGACCATCTTGAGGAGTCACTAAACATTATTAAGAATGCTGCTCTTGACAAAGGACCTGATGCTGCCTAA
- the LOC126685789 gene encoding heavy metal-associated isoprenylated plant protein 19-like, translating to MGNHEKKNEDLKVIKVEYKISMYCNACERMVAKIISKFKGVETFTTDMNKHRVIVIGNMNPQKLLKKLKKKTNKRVEIISKKNEEDEDADNGHSKKYKDHNVSLPQEPFFVDFLCKDELIYAFSDENPNACFIM from the exons ATGGGAAatcatgaaaagaaaaatgaggATCTCAAA GTTATAAAGGTGGAATACAAAATCTCCATGTATTGTAATGCATGTGAAAGAATGGTGGCAAAAATCATTTCAAAGTTTAAAg GAGTGGAGACATTTACAACAGACATGAACAAACATAGAGTTATAGTAATAGGAAATATGAATCCTCAGAAGCTTTTGAAGAAATTAAAGAAGAAGACAAATAAGAGAGTTGAGattatatctaaaaaaaatgaagaagatgaagatgcaGATAATGGTCATAGTAAAAAATATAAGGACCATAATGTAAGTTTACCACAAGAAccattttttgttgattttttatgtaaagATGAATTGATTTACGCATTTAGTGATGAGAATCCAAATGCATGTTTTATTATGTAg
- the LOC126688292 gene encoding peroxidase 24-like translates to MKPNNNFILFYVFLLMIVNLNVLNAKDQGRGHGRDRGRKVPDSCPQLETISRKITWKRVASNPTLPAKLIRMQFHDCFVRGCDGSILLDSTNTSKAEKEAIPNRSLSGFDVIDEIKAEVEDKCPGLVSCADILALAARDAVSYQFRRSLWPVATGRKDGRVSLESDADRDIPSPAANFTVLLQQFQTLGLDVEDLVALSGAHTIGVGHCVIITKRLFNFTGNGDTDPTLDKNYANFLKKQCSNPSPNSTTTVEMDPQSSLNFDTNYFVAINQNKGLFQSDAALLSNTEAAKFSGIFENPEAFFPSFAKSMVKMGSIGVLRGNQGEIRKKCNIVN, encoded by the exons ATGAAGCCTAATAATAATTTCAttcttttttatgtttttctcTTGATGATCGTCAATCTTAATGTTTTGAATGCTAAGGATCAAGGCCGTGGTCATGGCCGTGATCGTGGTCGGAAAGTACCGGATAGTTGCCCTCAGCTCGAAACAATTTCAAGGAAAATTACATGGAAGAGAGTTGCATCTAACCCTACCTTGCCAGCCAAGTTAATTAGGATGCAATTCCATGATTGTTTCGTTAGA GGTTGTGATGGTTCAATATTGCTGGACTCAACAAATACATCAAAAGCTGAGAAAGAAGCCATACCGAACAGATCTCTATCAGGATTTGATGTAATTGATGAGATTAAAGCTGAAGTAGAAGATAAATGCCCTGGATTGGTTTCATGTGCTGATATTCTTGCTTTGGCCGCAAGAGATGCTGTGTCTTACCAA TTTCGTAGATCGTTATGGCCGGTTGCGACCGGAAGGAAAGACGGACGAGTTTCGTTGGAATCGGATGCTGATAGGGATATTCCGTCTCCGGCGGCTAATTTCACAGTTCTTCTTCAACAATTTCAGACCCTTGGACTTGATGTTGAGGATCTTGTTGCTTTATcag GAGCTCACACAATTGGAGTAGGGCACTGTgtaataattacaaaaagacTCTTCAATTTTACAGGAAATGGAGATACAGACCCTACACTTGATAAAAATTACGCAAATTTCTTGAAAAAACAATGCTCAAATCCTTCTCCTAATTCTACTACCACAGTAGAGATGGATCCACAAAGCTCCTTAAACTTTGATACCAATTATTTTGTCGCAATTAACCAAAATAAAGGCTTATTTCAATCCGATGCAGCTTTACTCAGTAACACAGAAGCAGCTAaatttagtggcatttttgaaAATCCAGAAGCTTTTTTTCCTAGCTTTGCTAAATCTATGGTTAAAATGGGTTCAATTGGTGTACTTAGAGGGAATCAAGGAGAAATTAGAAAGAAATGCAATATTGTTAATTGA